In one window of Desulforhabdus amnigena DNA:
- a CDS encoding DUF5132 domain-containing protein — MALFDNGLKMGTGIAVGIGALILAPVVLPVVGSVVKPLLKATIKGGIILFEKGREAIAETAEVLEDIAAEAKAELIKEQTAEASTPSGE, encoded by the coding sequence ATGGCACTTTTTGATAATGGATTGAAGATGGGAACCGGCATTGCGGTGGGAATCGGGGCGCTTATTCTGGCTCCGGTGGTACTGCCTGTTGTGGGCAGTGTTGTAAAACCTCTGCTCAAGGCCACCATCAAGGGCGGCATCATTCTTTTTGAAAAGGGCAGAGAAGCTATTGCGGAGACGGCCGAAGTGCTCGAAGACATTGCCGCTGAAGCAAAAGCAGAGTTGATCAAGGAACAAACGGCGGAAGCATCGACTCCTTCTGGCGAGTAG
- a CDS encoding HMA2 domain-containing protein, with translation MGSSTSTIIDDLMCLAPHTEIAHHIPGRVRIKVLPSGYEMALDMDTDELIRCIPGITRIKVNPASRSLVIEYDQERLPYELWEKLRYLKGKPELEMEIRSRLQNVCA, from the coding sequence ATGGGAAGTTCAACTTCTACGATCATAGACGATTTGATGTGTTTGGCGCCCCATACGGAAATCGCACACCACATTCCGGGAAGGGTAAGAATAAAAGTCCTCCCGTCGGGCTATGAAATGGCTTTGGATATGGACACTGACGAGTTGATCCGCTGCATTCCGGGAATCACCCGCATCAAAGTCAATCCAGCCTCTCGATCGCTCGTGATTGAATATGACCAGGAACGCCTGCCCTATGAACTATGGGAAAAACTGAGATACCTGAAAGGAAAACCGGAACTCGAAATGGAAATCAGAAGCAGGCTGCAGAATGTATGCGCTTGA
- a CDS encoding magnesium transporter MgtE N-terminal domain-containing protein: MDLFEFSLTRTGDAAGERNLLLVQSSSNENATKGVFCFLSDILGKKVYGQDYAVIGKVIDLTARSGDGHPEIDALVLTRNGTILYFPSQEIDLLGLARSRKFIIAEDHSTPASPPGRHFLVRETLLDKQIVDINGAKVEGVNDVRILFCAKGAPFIDSVDVGFTGLLWRMGWEVRLRRLVRILMVGKQLKDELIAWKYVQPLPERVAGPIHINLRHEQIKALHAGELADIIEDLDRDERISLVQSISAEHAAEALKEADIDVQASILRDLDSGLAADILEEMEPASAVDVIDKLPVDTQQTIMAAMEEEDRARLEPLVRAEENTAASLMTVDFLSCPATFTVTRTLEYIRRNADEVESINYVYCMDEEDRLAGVASLRDLLLSGSDAVLLDIMNRRLAVLRSCDDWESVANQFLKYCFKALPVIGDDGSLQGIVTFKHSFDELLNYYHRLAS; this comes from the coding sequence ATGGATTTGTTTGAGTTTTCGCTCACACGCACCGGAGATGCCGCCGGAGAAAGAAACTTACTCTTGGTGCAATCCTCTTCCAACGAGAATGCGACTAAAGGGGTCTTTTGTTTTTTATCGGACATCCTCGGCAAAAAGGTCTATGGGCAAGACTATGCGGTCATCGGTAAAGTCATCGATCTCACCGCCAGATCCGGCGACGGACACCCTGAAATAGATGCGTTGGTGCTTACTCGCAACGGCACCATACTCTACTTTCCCTCGCAGGAGATCGACCTTTTGGGCCTTGCGCGCTCCAGGAAATTCATCATCGCAGAGGATCATTCCACACCCGCCTCTCCCCCGGGGCGGCATTTTCTTGTTCGGGAAACCCTTCTTGACAAGCAAATCGTGGATATCAACGGCGCCAAGGTGGAAGGGGTGAACGACGTTCGAATCCTCTTTTGCGCAAAAGGAGCTCCCTTCATCGATTCCGTGGATGTCGGATTCACCGGTCTGCTCTGGCGCATGGGTTGGGAAGTCAGGCTGCGGAGGCTGGTCAGAATCCTCATGGTGGGCAAACAACTCAAAGACGAACTCATTGCCTGGAAATATGTGCAACCCCTGCCAGAGAGGGTAGCGGGGCCCATTCACATCAACCTTCGCCACGAGCAAATCAAAGCGCTTCATGCCGGAGAACTTGCGGACATCATCGAAGATCTGGACCGGGATGAACGCATCAGCCTCGTTCAATCCATCAGTGCAGAGCACGCAGCGGAGGCGTTGAAGGAAGCCGATATAGACGTTCAGGCGTCCATTTTGCGAGATCTCGATTCCGGATTGGCCGCCGACATTCTGGAAGAAATGGAACCGGCATCGGCAGTGGATGTCATCGACAAACTCCCCGTCGACACCCAACAAACCATTATGGCAGCCATGGAAGAGGAGGATCGGGCACGGCTGGAACCCCTTGTCCGGGCCGAGGAGAATACCGCAGCCTCCCTCATGACCGTGGATTTTCTGTCGTGCCCTGCGACTTTTACCGTAACTCGGACATTGGAATACATTCGTCGGAACGCTGACGAAGTGGAATCCATCAATTATGTGTATTGCATGGATGAAGAGGATCGTCTGGCGGGGGTGGCTTCTCTCAGAGACCTGCTGCTTTCCGGCTCCGATGCGGTGCTGCTGGATATAATGAATCGAAGACTGGCTGTGCTGAGATCCTGCGACGATTGGGAATCCGTTGCCAACCAGTTTCTCAAATACTGTTTCAAGGCCCTGCCGGTCATTGGGGACGATGGGAGCTTGCAGGGCATCGTCACCTTCAAACATTCCTTTGACGAACTTCTCAACTATTACCACAGGCTGGCGAGTTGA
- a CDS encoding divalent metal cation transporter has product MAATEKTGPKNPSRSLWTRVSIFLAVVGPGIITANVDNDAGGLTTYSQAGAHFGFMILWVVIPTAILLMMIQEMVNRMGVVTGQGLSDMIHERFGVKPTSYIMLLVLGTNFGNVMAEVAGIASAGELFGLPPS; this is encoded by the coding sequence ATGGCAGCGACGGAAAAGACCGGTCCAAAGAATCCTTCCCGATCCCTCTGGACACGTGTATCCATTTTTCTGGCGGTTGTGGGACCTGGAATCATCACCGCCAATGTGGACAACGATGCCGGGGGGCTCACAACCTACAGCCAGGCGGGAGCGCACTTCGGTTTCATGATCTTGTGGGTCGTCATTCCCACGGCGATTCTTCTCATGATGATTCAGGAAATGGTCAATCGAATGGGAGTGGTCACGGGCCAGGGCCTGTCGGACATGATCCATGAGCGATTTGGAGTGAAACCGACATCTTATATCATGCTGCTCGTCCTGGGCACCAACTTCGGCAACGTCATGGCCGAAGTTGCAGGGATTGCTTCGGCGGGGGAACTCTTTGGGCTACCCCCATCCTGA
- a CDS encoding divalent metal cation transporter → MVKGSYKSVEKVFLFACLFYLAYPITFFLLKLDLKSIGRAMIEPRLDFSGPYLAMVIGLVGTTIAPWMQFYQQASVAEKNISMQDYKYSHLDTIAGCIMVNIVAVCIIVVCALTLHRTGIRIEFATDAARVLKPLAGAGSGYLFGFGLWNASLFAASILPLSTAYTICEALGCPLCQNSCCVRGVLRSAGSPSIFRSPLAAPLLERACAGPLPDDNHPMLPVAPSLPSRRISTKGRKTHLIKL, encoded by the coding sequence GTGGTCAAAGGGAGCTATAAATCGGTGGAAAAAGTCTTTCTTTTCGCATGTCTTTTCTACCTGGCGTACCCCATAACGTTTTTTCTTCTCAAGCTGGACCTCAAAAGCATCGGCCGGGCCATGATCGAGCCGCGGCTGGATTTTTCCGGACCCTATCTGGCCATGGTCATCGGGCTTGTCGGCACCACTATCGCTCCCTGGATGCAGTTCTATCAACAGGCATCGGTGGCAGAAAAGAATATCTCCATGCAAGATTACAAATATTCACATCTGGACACCATCGCGGGCTGCATCATGGTCAACATAGTGGCCGTCTGTATCATCGTGGTTTGCGCCCTCACGCTGCACAGGACCGGCATCCGCATTGAGTTCGCCACCGACGCGGCACGCGTATTGAAACCCCTGGCAGGTGCCGGCAGCGGATATCTTTTCGGCTTCGGTCTCTGGAATGCCTCCCTCTTCGCAGCCAGTATTCTGCCCCTATCCACTGCCTACACCATTTGTGAGGCTCTGGGATGCCCCCTGTGTCAGAATAGTTGTTGTGTCAGGGGGGTACTCAGAAGCGCCGGATCGCCTTCCATATTCCGATCCCCCCTGGCCGCTCCGCTCCTCGAAAGGGCTTGCGCAGGCCCGTTGCCCGATGACAACCACCCGATGCTGCCGGTTGCGCCTTCACTTCCTTCGCGCCGCATATCGACCAAAGGCCGTAAGACTCACCTTATAAAATTATAA